Proteins encoded within one genomic window of Humulus lupulus chromosome 1, drHumLupu1.1, whole genome shotgun sequence:
- the LOC133784579 gene encoding MDIS1-interacting receptor like kinase 2-like isoform X2 has translation MSQNSWNGSIPESVFSNLGKLQSFNLTNNQFKGPLSSNISKLSQLTHLHFPNNSLNGEIPEEIGLLQNLEVIELYNNSFSGSIPSSIGQLKNLLRLDLRMNLLNSTIPSALGSCAKLVYLALAQNRLGGELPYSLSNLNSLTDLGLSDNKLSGPLSSVLLSNWTALTSLQFQNNSLSGQIPKEIGLLKNVTYIFLYQNNFSGPIPSEIGNLKALEKLDLSGNHLNGSIPTSLWNLKNLVSVKLFYNNLVGTIPPDIGNLVSLSTFEVNTNRLSGELPVNISSLSNLEGFSVFTNNFNGAIPRDFGKNSPNLTYISFSNNSFFGELPPYLCSGFKLETLNVNNNSFTGPLPECLRKCTNLKRVRFDVNQFTGNITNAFGVHPALDFVRLSDNQFVGQISSTWGQCVNLTNLEMGRNKISGKIPPELGNATNLHVLSLESNELSGEIPTQIGNLNKLFLLNLSNNHFTGSIPRSLSNLTKLETLDVSANNVSGTIPTWLEDYKFLSSLNLSHNKFSGEIPQELGNLGSLKYMLDLGSNSFTGEIPSNLARLSSLEILDVSHNQLSGKIPSSFSSMVSLVSVDFSYNNLTGPIPIGKPFQNESTFLGNPGLCRDTGGVNLNPCSSISNDKSSKKTTHIFIGALVVVCALIILSVTLIIFLLTRKGRHLDNESQSSDKFDNTETVIWEEEEEEEEEFTFQEILKATEGFSEKYCIGKGGFGSVYKAVLNSSIVAVKHLYASDSDEVPKSYQQSFLNEIKTLTKVKHRNIIKLHGFCSRKGCMYLVYEYIQRGSLAKVLYDLESEYLVWEIRMRTVQGLAHALAYLHHDCSPPIVHRDVTLNNILLDWDFEPKLSDFGTARLLSPDSPNWTSVQGSYGYMAPELAQTMRVRDKIDVYSFGVVVLEVMMGRHPGEMLESLSASTRALSNGTELLLKDVLDQRLPPPDGELAEAVVFMVTIALSCTRTNPDMRPNMKFVAQELSTRPQPYLSEPFSSITMNRLKGFRK, from the exons ATGTCTCAAAACAGCTGGAATGGTTCAATTCCAGAGTCTGTATTTTCCAATCTGGGCAAACTCCAATCTTTCAATCTCACTAATAATCAATTTAAGGGACCTTTGTCATCAAACATTTCGAAGCTTTCTCAGCTCACACACCTTCATTTTCCAAATAACTCTCTCAATGGTGAAATTCCAGAAGAAATTGGTCTCCTACAAAATCTTGAGGTTATTGAACTGTATAACAACTCCTTTAGTGGGAGTATTCCTTCTTCTATTGGCCAACTCAAGAATCTCTTACGTCTTGATCTTCGCATGAATTTGTTAAACTCAACAATTCCTTCTGCGCTTGGTTCTTGCGCTAAGCTCGTTTACTTGGCTTTGGCTCAAAATAGACTCGGTGGAGAATTGCCATACTCATTATCCAATCTGAATAGTCTCACAGATCTTGGCTTATCTGATAATAAACTTTCTGGCCCTCTCTCCTCTGTCTTGCTCTCCAATTGGACTGCTCTCACCTCACTACAATTTCAAAACAACAGCCTCAGTGGGCAAATTCCTAAAGAAATTGGGCTATTGAAGAATGTCACTTATATTTTCCTATACCAAAATAACTTCAGTGGTCCAATTCCCTCAGAGATTGGAAACTTGAAGGCACTAGAAAAGTTGGATCTTTCTGGGAACCATCTTAATGGTTCAATTCCTACTTCTCTATGGAATCTCAAAAACCTCGTCTCTGTGAAACTTTTCTACAATAATCTGGTTGGAACCATCCCACCAGATATTGGAAATCTAGTATCACTGTCAACTTTTGAGGTTAACACCAACCGACTCTCAGGAGAGTTGCCGGTTAACATTTCCAGCCTCAGCAACTTGGAGGGGTTCTCTGTTTTCACCAATAACTTCAATGGAGCAATCCCCAGAGACTTTGGGAAGAACAGTCCTAATTTGACATACATTAGCTTTTCAAACAACTCGTTCTTCGGAGAGTTGCCACCATATTTGTGTAGTGGGTTCAAGCTAGAGACTTTGAATGTAAACAACAACAGCTTCACGGGACCATTGCCCGAGTGCCTAAGAAAATGCACCAATTTGAAGAGAGTAAGGTTCGATGTGAACCAATTCACAGGCAACATCACCAATGCTTTTGGTGTTCACCCCGCTCTTGATTTCGTTCGACTAAGCGACAACCAATTCGTTGGTCAAATTTCAAGTACGTGGGGGCAATGTGTGAATCTCACCAATTTGGAGATGGGTCGAAACAAAATCTCTGGTAAGATCCCACCTGAACTCGGGAATGCAACAAATTTGCACGTTTTGAGCTTAGAGTCTAACGAGTTAAGTGGGGAAATTCCTACTCAAATTGGAAACCTTAACAAGTTGTTCCTTCTCAACCTCAGCAATAACCATTTCACAGGGAGCATCCCTCGAAGCCTGTCCAATCTAACTAAGCTGGAAACTCTTGATGTATCTGCGAACAATGTTTCTGGGACCATTCCAACTTGGCTCGAGGATTATAAATTTTTGTCGAGCTTGAATCTTAGTCACAACAAGTTTTCTGGCGAAATACCTCAAGAGCTTGGCAACTTGGGCTCGTTGAAGTACATGTTGGATCTCGGCAGCAATTCTTTCACTGGAGAAATCCCATCAAACTTGGCCAGGCTTTCATCACTGGAGATCCTTGACGTCTCACACAATCAACTATCCGGCAAAATCCCATCGTCGTTTTCCAGCATGGTTAGTCTAGTTTCGGTCGATTTTTCCTACAACAACTTGACGGGTCCAATCCCAATTGGGAAACCTTTCCAAAACGAGAGCACCTTCTTGGGAAATCCTGGCTTATGCAGAGACACAGGAGGGGTCAACCTCAATCCGTGTAGCTCAATATCAAACGACAAATCAAGCAAGAAAACGACACATATTTTTATCGGGGCCCTTGTTGTCGTTTGTGCTTTGATAATACTTAGTGTGActcttataattttcttattgACTCGGAAAGGCAGACACCTGGACAATGAGAGTCAAAGCTCTGACAAGTTCGACAACACCGAAACAGTGATAtgggaagaagaggaagaagaagaagaagaatttacTTTCCAAGAAATTCTTAAAGCCACAGAGGGCTTCTCTGAGAAATACTGCATCGGAAAAGGAGGATTTGGCAGCGTGTACAAGGCTGTTCTGAATTCGAGTATAGTTGCTGTCAAACATTTGTACGCGTCGGACTCGGACGAAGTCCCGAAGAGTTACCAACAGAGTTTCCTTAACGAGATAAAGACTTTGACTAAAGTCAAGCACCGAAACATCATAAAGCTACATGGGTTTTGTTCGAGGAAAGGCTGCATGTACTTGGTGTATGAATACATACAAAGAGGAAGCTTAGCAAAAGTTCTGTACGACTTAGAAAGTGAATATCTCGTCTGGGAAATAAGAATGAGAACTGTTCAAGGCCTGGCTCATGCGCTTGCTTACTTACACCATGATTGTTCTCCGCCCATTGTCCACCGAGATGTAACCTTGAACAATATACTACTCGATTGGGATTTTGAGCCTAAACTGTCTGATTTTGGCACAGCCAGATTGTTGAGCCCTGACTCCCCTAATTGGACTAGTGTTCAAGGATCATATGGCTATATGGCACCAG AGCTGGCTCAGACAATGCGTGTAAGAGATAAGATTGATGTGTATAGCTTTGGAGTTGTGGTATTAGAAGTAATGATGGGAAGGCACCCTGGGGAGATGCTGGAATCACTATCAGCATCAACAAGAGCATTGTCAAATGGTACTGAATTGCTTCTCAAGGATGTCTTGGACCAGAGGTTGCCTCCTCCAGATGGGGAATTGGCTGAGGCAGTGGTGTTCATGGTGACTATAGCCTTGTCATGCACTAGAACCAACCCAGACATGAGGCCAAACATGAAATTTGTGGCACAAGAGCTATCGACTCGTCCTCAGCCTTACCTGTCTGAACCTTTTAGCTCCATAACCATGAACAGGTTAAAGGGCTTTCGAAAGTGA
- the LOC133784579 gene encoding MDIS1-interacting receptor like kinase 2-like isoform X1, giving the protein MKRVPRTRFSLLVLHIFVFSLIPLKIASSPRTQAEALIKWKNSLTMEPSTLESWSNNNINNLCNWTNVVCDGSTGEISQIDLSSMDLKGTLDQFNFSPFLNITVFNLNNNVFSGSIPTAIGNLTKLTVLDLSDNDIVGQIPVEISRLTELQYLSLFNNFLEGPIPYQISNLPKVWYLSLGANNLENSEWSKFSSMPSLTYLDIYLNLFNSTFPDFISKCRNLTFLDMSQNSWNGSIPESVFSNLGKLQSFNLTNNQFKGPLSSNISKLSQLTHLHFPNNSLNGEIPEEIGLLQNLEVIELYNNSFSGSIPSSIGQLKNLLRLDLRMNLLNSTIPSALGSCAKLVYLALAQNRLGGELPYSLSNLNSLTDLGLSDNKLSGPLSSVLLSNWTALTSLQFQNNSLSGQIPKEIGLLKNVTYIFLYQNNFSGPIPSEIGNLKALEKLDLSGNHLNGSIPTSLWNLKNLVSVKLFYNNLVGTIPPDIGNLVSLSTFEVNTNRLSGELPVNISSLSNLEGFSVFTNNFNGAIPRDFGKNSPNLTYISFSNNSFFGELPPYLCSGFKLETLNVNNNSFTGPLPECLRKCTNLKRVRFDVNQFTGNITNAFGVHPALDFVRLSDNQFVGQISSTWGQCVNLTNLEMGRNKISGKIPPELGNATNLHVLSLESNELSGEIPTQIGNLNKLFLLNLSNNHFTGSIPRSLSNLTKLETLDVSANNVSGTIPTWLEDYKFLSSLNLSHNKFSGEIPQELGNLGSLKYMLDLGSNSFTGEIPSNLARLSSLEILDVSHNQLSGKIPSSFSSMVSLVSVDFSYNNLTGPIPIGKPFQNESTFLGNPGLCRDTGGVNLNPCSSISNDKSSKKTTHIFIGALVVVCALIILSVTLIIFLLTRKGRHLDNESQSSDKFDNTETVIWEEEEEEEEEFTFQEILKATEGFSEKYCIGKGGFGSVYKAVLNSSIVAVKHLYASDSDEVPKSYQQSFLNEIKTLTKVKHRNIIKLHGFCSRKGCMYLVYEYIQRGSLAKVLYDLESEYLVWEIRMRTVQGLAHALAYLHHDCSPPIVHRDVTLNNILLDWDFEPKLSDFGTARLLSPDSPNWTSVQGSYGYMAPELAQTMRVRDKIDVYSFGVVVLEVMMGRHPGEMLESLSASTRALSNGTELLLKDVLDQRLPPPDGELAEAVVFMVTIALSCTRTNPDMRPNMKFVAQELSTRPQPYLSEPFSSITMNRLKGFRK; this is encoded by the exons ATGAAAAGAGTTCCAAGAACTCGTTTCTCTCTTCTTGTTCTTCACATTTTTGTGTTCTCTTTAATTCCATTGAAAATTGCTTCCTCACCAAGAACACAAGCAGAGGCTCTTATAAAATGGAAGAACAGCTTGACCATGGAACCATCTACTCTGGAATCATGGTCCAACAACAACATCAACAATCTCTGCAACTGGACTAATGTTGTCTGCGATGGCTCCACTGGAGAAATCTCACAAATAGATCTCTCCAGTATGGACCTGAAAGGAACTCTAGACCAGTTCAACTTCTCTCCATTCCTTAACATCACTGTCTTCAACCTCAACAACAATGTTTTCTCTGGTTCCATACCAACAGCCATTGGTAATCTCACCAAGCTCACTGTGTTGGACTTGAGTGACAATGATATTGTAGGACAAATACCAGTGGAGATAAGCCGGTTAACAGAGCTTCAATATCTCAGTCTGTTCAACAATTTTCTTGAGGGGCCAATCCCTTACCAGATCAGCAATCTACCAAAGGTATGGTACTTATCCCTTGGAGCAAACAATTTGGAGAATTCTGAGTGGTCTAAATTTTCAAGCATGCCTTCTTTGACATACcttgatatttatttgaatctgTTTAATTCAACATTCCCAGATTTCATATCAAAGTGTAGGAACTTGACCTTCCTAGACATGTCTCAAAACAGCTGGAATGGTTCAATTCCAGAGTCTGTATTTTCCAATCTGGGCAAACTCCAATCTTTCAATCTCACTAATAATCAATTTAAGGGACCTTTGTCATCAAACATTTCGAAGCTTTCTCAGCTCACACACCTTCATTTTCCAAATAACTCTCTCAATGGTGAAATTCCAGAAGAAATTGGTCTCCTACAAAATCTTGAGGTTATTGAACTGTATAACAACTCCTTTAGTGGGAGTATTCCTTCTTCTATTGGCCAACTCAAGAATCTCTTACGTCTTGATCTTCGCATGAATTTGTTAAACTCAACAATTCCTTCTGCGCTTGGTTCTTGCGCTAAGCTCGTTTACTTGGCTTTGGCTCAAAATAGACTCGGTGGAGAATTGCCATACTCATTATCCAATCTGAATAGTCTCACAGATCTTGGCTTATCTGATAATAAACTTTCTGGCCCTCTCTCCTCTGTCTTGCTCTCCAATTGGACTGCTCTCACCTCACTACAATTTCAAAACAACAGCCTCAGTGGGCAAATTCCTAAAGAAATTGGGCTATTGAAGAATGTCACTTATATTTTCCTATACCAAAATAACTTCAGTGGTCCAATTCCCTCAGAGATTGGAAACTTGAAGGCACTAGAAAAGTTGGATCTTTCTGGGAACCATCTTAATGGTTCAATTCCTACTTCTCTATGGAATCTCAAAAACCTCGTCTCTGTGAAACTTTTCTACAATAATCTGGTTGGAACCATCCCACCAGATATTGGAAATCTAGTATCACTGTCAACTTTTGAGGTTAACACCAACCGACTCTCAGGAGAGTTGCCGGTTAACATTTCCAGCCTCAGCAACTTGGAGGGGTTCTCTGTTTTCACCAATAACTTCAATGGAGCAATCCCCAGAGACTTTGGGAAGAACAGTCCTAATTTGACATACATTAGCTTTTCAAACAACTCGTTCTTCGGAGAGTTGCCACCATATTTGTGTAGTGGGTTCAAGCTAGAGACTTTGAATGTAAACAACAACAGCTTCACGGGACCATTGCCCGAGTGCCTAAGAAAATGCACCAATTTGAAGAGAGTAAGGTTCGATGTGAACCAATTCACAGGCAACATCACCAATGCTTTTGGTGTTCACCCCGCTCTTGATTTCGTTCGACTAAGCGACAACCAATTCGTTGGTCAAATTTCAAGTACGTGGGGGCAATGTGTGAATCTCACCAATTTGGAGATGGGTCGAAACAAAATCTCTGGTAAGATCCCACCTGAACTCGGGAATGCAACAAATTTGCACGTTTTGAGCTTAGAGTCTAACGAGTTAAGTGGGGAAATTCCTACTCAAATTGGAAACCTTAACAAGTTGTTCCTTCTCAACCTCAGCAATAACCATTTCACAGGGAGCATCCCTCGAAGCCTGTCCAATCTAACTAAGCTGGAAACTCTTGATGTATCTGCGAACAATGTTTCTGGGACCATTCCAACTTGGCTCGAGGATTATAAATTTTTGTCGAGCTTGAATCTTAGTCACAACAAGTTTTCTGGCGAAATACCTCAAGAGCTTGGCAACTTGGGCTCGTTGAAGTACATGTTGGATCTCGGCAGCAATTCTTTCACTGGAGAAATCCCATCAAACTTGGCCAGGCTTTCATCACTGGAGATCCTTGACGTCTCACACAATCAACTATCCGGCAAAATCCCATCGTCGTTTTCCAGCATGGTTAGTCTAGTTTCGGTCGATTTTTCCTACAACAACTTGACGGGTCCAATCCCAATTGGGAAACCTTTCCAAAACGAGAGCACCTTCTTGGGAAATCCTGGCTTATGCAGAGACACAGGAGGGGTCAACCTCAATCCGTGTAGCTCAATATCAAACGACAAATCAAGCAAGAAAACGACACATATTTTTATCGGGGCCCTTGTTGTCGTTTGTGCTTTGATAATACTTAGTGTGActcttataattttcttattgACTCGGAAAGGCAGACACCTGGACAATGAGAGTCAAAGCTCTGACAAGTTCGACAACACCGAAACAGTGATAtgggaagaagaggaagaagaagaagaagaatttacTTTCCAAGAAATTCTTAAAGCCACAGAGGGCTTCTCTGAGAAATACTGCATCGGAAAAGGAGGATTTGGCAGCGTGTACAAGGCTGTTCTGAATTCGAGTATAGTTGCTGTCAAACATTTGTACGCGTCGGACTCGGACGAAGTCCCGAAGAGTTACCAACAGAGTTTCCTTAACGAGATAAAGACTTTGACTAAAGTCAAGCACCGAAACATCATAAAGCTACATGGGTTTTGTTCGAGGAAAGGCTGCATGTACTTGGTGTATGAATACATACAAAGAGGAAGCTTAGCAAAAGTTCTGTACGACTTAGAAAGTGAATATCTCGTCTGGGAAATAAGAATGAGAACTGTTCAAGGCCTGGCTCATGCGCTTGCTTACTTACACCATGATTGTTCTCCGCCCATTGTCCACCGAGATGTAACCTTGAACAATATACTACTCGATTGGGATTTTGAGCCTAAACTGTCTGATTTTGGCACAGCCAGATTGTTGAGCCCTGACTCCCCTAATTGGACTAGTGTTCAAGGATCATATGGCTATATGGCACCAG AGCTGGCTCAGACAATGCGTGTAAGAGATAAGATTGATGTGTATAGCTTTGGAGTTGTGGTATTAGAAGTAATGATGGGAAGGCACCCTGGGGAGATGCTGGAATCACTATCAGCATCAACAAGAGCATTGTCAAATGGTACTGAATTGCTTCTCAAGGATGTCTTGGACCAGAGGTTGCCTCCTCCAGATGGGGAATTGGCTGAGGCAGTGGTGTTCATGGTGACTATAGCCTTGTCATGCACTAGAACCAACCCAGACATGAGGCCAAACATGAAATTTGTGGCACAAGAGCTATCGACTCGTCCTCAGCCTTACCTGTCTGAACCTTTTAGCTCCATAACCATGAACAGGTTAAAGGGCTTTCGAAAGTGA